One Suricata suricatta isolate VVHF042 chromosome X, meerkat_22Aug2017_6uvM2_HiC, whole genome shotgun sequence genomic region harbors:
- the SLC25A53 gene encoding solute carrier family 25 member 53 isoform X2 yields MVEQNHSPGKELQHRTRAESPGKKNWHSQAYALGAVSNFMSTFLTFPIYKVVFRQQIHAMAVSEAVRQLWHEGPQYFYRGIYPPLLSKTLQGTLLFGTYDSLLCSLSPVGPHSLGHRWAAGLMSGVVEAVALNPFERVQNVLQDGRKQARFPSTFSILKEFNSYGLWGRLSLGYYRGFWPVLLRNSLGSALYFSFKDPIQDGLAEQGLPHWVPALVSGSVNGTITCLVLYPLIVLVANMQSHIGWQRMPSLWASAQDVWDTRGRKVFLIYRGGSLVILRSSVTWGLTTAIHDFLQRRYHSRKELKD; encoded by the coding sequence ATGGTGGAACAGAACCACTCTCCTGGAAAGGAACTTCAGCACAGGACACGAGCAGAGtctccaggaaagaaaaactggCACTCCCAGGCCTATGCCCTTGGGGCCGTTTCCAACTTTATGTCTACTTTTCTGACCTTCCCTATCTATAAGGTTGTGTTCCGGCAACAGATACATGCTATGGCAGTGTCAGAGGCTGTGCGACAGCTTTGGCATGAAGGCCCGCAATACTTCTACCGGGGAATATACCCACCTCTTCTTTCCAAGACATTGCAAGGGACTCTACTGTTTGGGACTTATGATAgcctgctgtgttctctctctcctgttggGCCACACTCTCTGGGACACCGATGGGCTGCAGGGCTCATGTCTGGTGTGGTGGAGGCTGTGGCACTGAACCCCTTTGAAAGGGTGCAAAATGTGCTCCAGGATGGTCGCAAGCAAGCTCGCTTCCCCAGCACCTTCAGCATTCTCAAGGAATTCAACTCTTATGGGCTTTGGGGGAGGCTGTCACTGGGCTACTATCGTGGTTTCTGGCCTGTCCTTCTCAGGAACAGCCTGGGGAGTGCactgtatttttccttcaaaGACCCCATCCAGGATGGCTTGGCAGAGCAAGGCCTGCCCCATTGGGTTCCTGCTTTAGTGTCTGGGAGTGTCAATGGAACAATCACATGCCTAGTTCTGTATCCTTTGATTGTGCTGGTGGCCAATATGCAGTCCCATATTGGCTGGCAAAGAATGCCAAGCCTATGGGCCTCTGCCCAGGATGTGTGGGACACTCGGGGCCGAAAGGTGTTCCTCATCTACCGTGGAGGCTCCCTGGTCATCCTAAGGTCCAGCGTGACATGGGGCCTCACTACTGCTATCCATGACTTCCTGCAAAGGAGGTATCATTCCAGGAAAGAGCTGAAAGACTGA
- the SLC25A53 gene encoding solute carrier family 25 member 53 isoform X1: MTCLKLQVFFHLHPVVFSMVEQNHSPGKELQHRTRAESPGKKNWHSQAYALGAVSNFMSTFLTFPIYKVVFRQQIHAMAVSEAVRQLWHEGPQYFYRGIYPPLLSKTLQGTLLFGTYDSLLCSLSPVGPHSLGHRWAAGLMSGVVEAVALNPFERVQNVLQDGRKQARFPSTFSILKEFNSYGLWGRLSLGYYRGFWPVLLRNSLGSALYFSFKDPIQDGLAEQGLPHWVPALVSGSVNGTITCLVLYPLIVLVANMQSHIGWQRMPSLWASAQDVWDTRGRKVFLIYRGGSLVILRSSVTWGLTTAIHDFLQRRYHSRKELKD; the protein is encoded by the exons ATGACTTGCCTGAAATTACAAG TTTTCTTCCATCTGCACCCAGTTGTCTTCAGCATGGTGGAACAGAACCACTCTCCTGGAAAGGAACTTCAGCACAGGACACGAGCAGAGtctccaggaaagaaaaactggCACTCCCAGGCCTATGCCCTTGGGGCCGTTTCCAACTTTATGTCTACTTTTCTGACCTTCCCTATCTATAAGGTTGTGTTCCGGCAACAGATACATGCTATGGCAGTGTCAGAGGCTGTGCGACAGCTTTGGCATGAAGGCCCGCAATACTTCTACCGGGGAATATACCCACCTCTTCTTTCCAAGACATTGCAAGGGACTCTACTGTTTGGGACTTATGATAgcctgctgtgttctctctctcctgttggGCCACACTCTCTGGGACACCGATGGGCTGCAGGGCTCATGTCTGGTGTGGTGGAGGCTGTGGCACTGAACCCCTTTGAAAGGGTGCAAAATGTGCTCCAGGATGGTCGCAAGCAAGCTCGCTTCCCCAGCACCTTCAGCATTCTCAAGGAATTCAACTCTTATGGGCTTTGGGGGAGGCTGTCACTGGGCTACTATCGTGGTTTCTGGCCTGTCCTTCTCAGGAACAGCCTGGGGAGTGCactgtatttttccttcaaaGACCCCATCCAGGATGGCTTGGCAGAGCAAGGCCTGCCCCATTGGGTTCCTGCTTTAGTGTCTGGGAGTGTCAATGGAACAATCACATGCCTAGTTCTGTATCCTTTGATTGTGCTGGTGGCCAATATGCAGTCCCATATTGGCTGGCAAAGAATGCCAAGCCTATGGGCCTCTGCCCAGGATGTGTGGGACACTCGGGGCCGAAAGGTGTTCCTCATCTACCGTGGAGGCTCCCTGGTCATCCTAAGGTCCAGCGTGACATGGGGCCTCACTACTGCTATCCATGACTTCCTGCAAAGGAGGTATCATTCCAGGAAAGAGCTGAAAGACTGA